The proteins below come from a single Aquarana catesbeiana isolate 2022-GZ linkage group LG12, ASM4218655v1, whole genome shotgun sequence genomic window:
- the FAM110A gene encoding protein FAM110A: MSVGTLQSGGMGAPLTSVMPFRILNKGPEYFRRQGENGARKPSAVERLEADKAKYVKSKQVVSTKQEPIRPVLSRQPLFSPGVRRVLLTPSRRCSPTAPRGENRAPKSSLNLETLNNLINICDSPLTSPRADKAPWQEPEKMQNSSTPSTPVSHRTPNTMAVRRVDVRPGDVVPHVQCPEILVSTSVESPAKSTLPVDSPLCSPASTPNDPGKKQTLLHRSKSDLSDRYSRASANLERFFNYCGLDPGEVSNIGAEHFVRASSDIVSLKIHSVSAESSEYAQSQVSVATAEETPASARIPYGISIIERNARVIKWLYGLRQVREAQKLST, translated from the coding sequence ATGTCTGTCGGCACATTGCAATCGGGTGGGATGGGAGCCCCGCTCACTTCGGTGATGCCCTTTCGCATACTGAACAAAGGCCCCGAATACTTTCGGCGTCAGGGGGAGAACGGAGCTCGGAAGCCCAGCGCGGTGGAGAGGCTGGAAGCCGACAAGGCGAAGTACGTGAAGAGCAAGCAAGTGGTCAGTACTAAGCAGGAGCCCATCAGGCCAGTCCTGTCCAGACAGCCGCTCTTCTCTCCAGGTGTGCGGAGGGTGCTGCTTACTCCGAGTCGCAGATGCTCCCCCACCGCCCCTCGCGGGGAGAACAGGGCTCCCAAAAGTTCCTTGAATCTGGAAACGCTGAACAATCTGATCAATATCTGCGACAGCCCACTGACCTCTCCGCGGGCGGACAAAGCTCCATGGCAGGAACCGGAGAAGATGCAAAATTCGTCCACCCCAAGCACCCCGGTCAGCCATCGGACTCCCAACACAATGGCGGTGCGCAGAGTGGATGTTCGACCGGGTGATGTAGTACCCCACGTTCAGTGTCCAGAGATCCTTGTCAGCACATCGGTCGAGTCCCCCGCAAAATCAACCCTGCCCGTTGACAGCCCCCTCTGTTCACCCGCCAGCACCCCGAACGACCCCGGCAAAAAGCAAACCCTCCTGCACCGTTCCAAGTCCGACCTGAGCGACCGCTACTCTCGGGCCAGCGCCAACCTCGAACGTTTCTTCAATTACTGCGGACTGGACCCCGGCGAGGTTTCCAATATCGGAGCGGAGCACTTTGTCCGCGCCAGCTCCGACATCGTGTCCCTCAAGATCCACAGCGTCAGCGCTGAAAGTTCGGAGTACGCCCAGTCCCAGGTCAGCGTGGCCACCGCCGAGGAGACGCCGGCCTCCGCGCGGATTCCGTACGGGATCTCCATCATCGAGCGGAACGCCAGGGTCATCAAGTGGCTGTATGGACTGCGTCAAGTCAGAGAGGCCCAGAAGCTGTCCACGTAG